From Methanococcus maripaludis, one genomic window encodes:
- a CDS encoding RNA-binding protein, translated as MEIKRRYMLKKKELKELKDELGNIFDVEKIIPKKAVVEKAVTEEGEIILLDGTPLAMVNNGRIFPTLKFLLNMDIENNRVTVDMGAVKFIANGADIMAPGIVEADENIKEGDIVFVVDITHKKPLSVGEALMDGKTMVEEKKGKAIKTIHFIGDEIWKM; from the coding sequence ATGGAAATAAAAAGAAGATACATGCTGAAAAAGAAAGAATTAAAGGAATTAAAAGACGAACTAGGAAATATTTTTGACGTTGAAAAAATAATTCCAAAAAAAGCTGTCGTTGAAAAAGCTGTGACTGAAGAAGGCGAAATAATCCTTTTAGACGGAACTCCTCTTGCAATGGTAAATAATGGAAGGATATTCCCAACATTGAAATTCCTCCTAAATATGGATATTGAAAACAATAGGGTTACTGTCGACATGGGCGCCGTAAAATTCATTGCAAACGGTGCAGACATCATGGCTCCAGGAATCGTTGAAGCTGACGAAAATATAAAAGAAGGAGACATTGTTTTTGTAGTTGATATAACCCACAAAAAGCCACTATCTGTTGGAGAAGCTTTGATGGATGGAAAAACAATGGTTGAAGAAAAAAAAGGAAAAGCAATTAAAACCATTCATTTTATTGGCGATGAAATCTGGAAAATGTAA
- the hisE gene encoding phosphoribosyl-ATP diphosphatase encodes MNVLKEVYSTIEKRIQEKPEGSYVVKLTTDDKKTAVNKICEKIGEEAAEVIIAAKDDDKAEIIYESADLIFHTMVLLAKSGITYEELSEEFKKRMK; translated from the coding sequence ATGAATGTTTTAAAAGAAGTTTATTCTACAATCGAGAAAAGAATTCAAGAAAAGCCCGAAGGCTCATACGTCGTTAAATTAACAACCGACGATAAAAAAACAGCAGTAAATAAAATCTGCGAAAAAATCGGTGAAGAAGCCGCAGAAGTTATCATTGCAGCAAAAGATGACGATAAAGCAGAAATAATTTACGAAAGTGCAGATTTAATATTCCACACAATGGTATTGCTTGCAAAATCAGGAATTACGTATGAAGAATTGAGTGAAGAATTCAAGAAAAGAATGAAATAA
- a CDS encoding Nif3-like dinuclear metal center hexameric protein, translated as MKASEIIEIIEKFAPKELAIPGDNIGLQVGLDLEKEVKNLGIALDPSLEVIEKAKSKDIDFLFTHHPILKDPIKNFTGAMYKKLKILTEKDIPLYSAHTNLDICKNGLNDCLVELYGLKDVKNLYENGLGRIGTFDGTFEDILKITKENIFTVPETVVPKSIYDKKQLKVAILSGYGLSQDSIRYVSNLADVYISGDLTHHSKIIVEELGLTVIDGTHYGTEVYGLKSFLKYLEKNTNCKIISLDF; from the coding sequence ATGAAAGCTTCTGAAATTATTGAAATTATTGAAAAATTTGCTCCAAAGGAACTTGCAATACCTGGAGACAATATCGGACTTCAAGTTGGATTGGATCTAGAAAAAGAAGTTAAGAATTTAGGAATTGCACTTGACCCCTCCCTAGAAGTTATAGAAAAAGCAAAATCTAAAGATATAGATTTTTTATTTACTCACCACCCGATTTTAAAAGATCCAATAAAAAATTTCACCGGTGCGATGTATAAAAAGCTGAAAATATTAACTGAAAAGGATATTCCACTATACAGTGCACATACAAACCTTGATATCTGTAAAAACGGACTTAATGATTGTTTGGTAGAATTATATGGTTTAAAAGATGTTAAAAATTTATATGAGAATGGACTTGGAAGAATTGGAACTTTTGATGGAACTTTTGAAGATATTCTAAAAATTACAAAAGAAAATATATTTACAGTTCCAGAAACCGTTGTTCCTAAAAGCATATACGATAAAAAACAGTTGAAAGTGGCAATTCTCTCAGGATACGGGCTTTCACAGGATTCTATTAGATACGTGTCTAACCTTGCAGATGTTTATATATCTGGAGATTTAACCCACCATTCAAAAATAATTGTTGAAGAGCTCGGGCTTACAGTTATCGATGGAACACATTATGGAACCGAAGTTTATGGGTTGAAATCGTTTTTAAAGTATTTAGAAAAGAACACCAATTGTAAAATCATATCTTTGGATTTTTAA
- a CDS encoding HemK2/MTQ2 family protein methyltransferase: MIEIIEINGIKIKTHPKVYVPAEDSELLIENLVDVKNKSVLDVGTGSGIQAINAVKQGAVKVIGIDINPYAVDCAKINSELNEINPEKLSFKTSDLFKNIDEKFDVILFNAPYLPTSDEEKLEKYLNYAFDGGTDGREVLDKFLDEVTNYLNENGTVQILQSSLTNGDKTIAKMEKLGFVAKQTGSLKFLFEELQVITGWKK; encoded by the coding sequence ATGATAGAAATCATTGAAATAAACGGAATAAAGATAAAAACACACCCTAAAGTATATGTTCCTGCAGAAGATAGTGAACTTTTAATCGAAAATTTAGTTGATGTAAAGAATAAATCCGTTTTAGATGTTGGAACTGGAAGCGGAATTCAAGCAATAAATGCTGTAAAACAGGGTGCTGTAAAAGTCATCGGAATCGACATAAACCCTTATGCAGTGGATTGTGCAAAAATTAACTCAGAATTAAACGAAATTAATCCAGAAAAACTATCCTTTAAAACTAGCGACCTCTTCAAAAATATTGATGAAAAATTTGATGTAATTTTATTCAATGCACCATACCTTCCAACATCGGATGAAGAAAAATTGGAAAAATACTTAAATTACGCATTTGATGGTGGAACAGACGGAAGAGAGGTATTGGATAAATTTTTAGATGAAGTAACTAATTATTTAAATGAAAATGGAACCGTTCAAATACTTCAGTCATCCCTTACAAATGGCGATAAAACCATTGCAAAAATGGAAAAGTTAGGGTTTGTTGCTAAACAGACTGGGTCTTTAAAATTTTTATTTGAAGAATTACAGGTAATTACAGGGTGGAAAAAATGA
- a CDS encoding CBS domain-containing protein produces the protein MELTIVQKEILQELISIYREKNKAVKGTEIAVRLSRNPGTIRNQMQALRALNLVDGVPGPKGGYIPTSLTYRSLGLETEEEITVPIYKREDLVEGVSVTKIVFDTVTREKSCSSKIYVNGDTRKFSEGDVVKVGPTHHNKIVILGRIVGRDDINHILLMDVISVASVPGISVGDVGIKKELIYITPEKTIRDAAKLLFDANISGIPVMDGKKLLGVLSLHDVAEAVAKGLENENVTKLMAEKIYTVSKNEKIYDALILMEKHNVGRLIILDNEEYAIGILTRTDILNLIEGTIFPKILKKYLK, from the coding sequence ATGGAACTTACGATAGTTCAGAAAGAAATACTTCAGGAATTGATCTCGATATATCGAGAAAAAAATAAAGCTGTGAAAGGAACAGAGATTGCAGTTCGATTAAGTAGAAATCCTGGAACAATTAGAAACCAGATGCAGGCATTGAGAGCGTTGAATCTTGTTGATGGAGTTCCTGGACCAAAAGGAGGATACATTCCAACAAGTTTAACATATCGTTCACTAGGACTTGAAACAGAAGAAGAAATTACAGTTCCAATCTACAAACGAGAAGACCTCGTTGAAGGAGTAAGTGTTACAAAAATCGTATTTGATACAGTAACAAGGGAAAAATCATGTTCTTCAAAAATATACGTTAATGGGGACACTAGAAAATTTTCAGAAGGGGACGTTGTAAAAGTTGGACCGACACATCACAACAAAATTGTTATTTTGGGAAGGATCGTTGGAAGAGACGACATCAACCATATCTTGTTAATGGATGTGATAAGTGTTGCTAGCGTTCCGGGGATTTCTGTAGGGGACGTTGGAATAAAAAAAGAATTAATATACATTACGCCTGAAAAAACTATTCGAGATGCTGCAAAGCTACTTTTTGATGCAAATATAAGTGGAATTCCAGTAATGGATGGAAAAAAACTTCTTGGAGTATTGAGTCTGCATGATGTTGCAGAAGCAGTTGCAAAAGGTCTTGAAAATGAAAATGTGACGAAATTAATGGCTGAAAAAATATATACTGTTTCAAAAAACGAAAAAATATATGATGCATTGATTTTAATGGAAAAACATAACGTTGGAAGGTTAATTATATTAGATAACGAAGAATATGCAATAGGCATTCTTACAAGAACTGATATTTTGAATCTAATTGAAGGAACAATCTTTCCAAAAATTCTTAAAAAGTATTTGAAATAA
- the ribH gene encoding 6,7-dimethyl-8-ribityllumazine synthase, with protein MVKLGFVIAEFNRDLTFMMEKLAEEHAAFLGADVSCKIMVPGSFDMPLAIKTLLQKDDIDAVVTIGCVIEGDTEHDEIVVQNAARKIADLSLEFGKPVALGIAGPGMTRMQAEDRIDYGKSAVEAAVKMVKRLKEIQ; from the coding sequence ATGGTCAAATTAGGATTTGTTATCGCAGAATTTAACAGGGATTTAACATTTATGATGGAAAAATTGGCAGAAGAACACGCTGCATTTTTAGGTGCAGATGTTTCATGCAAAATAATGGTTCCTGGATCATTTGACATGCCTCTTGCAATCAAAACACTCCTCCAAAAAGATGACATCGATGCAGTTGTTACAATTGGATGTGTTATCGAAGGAGATACTGAACACGACGAAATTGTGGTTCAAAATGCAGCAAGAAAAATTGCAGACTTATCGTTGGAGTTTGGAAAACCAGTTGCTCTTGGAATTGCAGGCCCGGGAATGACAAGAATGCAGGCTGAAGACAGAATCGATTACGGTAAGAGTGCAGTTGAAGCAGCTGTCAAAATGGTAAAAAGACTTAAAGAAATCCAATAA